A single genomic interval of Chryseobacterium paludis harbors:
- a CDS encoding M14 family metallopeptidase, producing the protein MKLKYFLLFLSSSLFFSQQSYQTPFEKGNGNQTVTYEEMNAYYQGLSAKFPTIQYLKKGEDDNGKPIYVVIYNPFPEKDLDKLRKDKAILFVNNGIHPGEPDGIDATMMLMRDLATKKIKTPQNFIVAAISAYNISGMLNRGSYSRANQNGPEQYGFRGNARNYDLNRDFIKADSKNARSFQEIYQWLKPDIFIDNHVSNGADYQYTFTYISTFKERLGNVLGNYFYNDYQAKNLDDLKKTGYESTPYVNIHGDVPEIGFASFEDSPRYSTGYTSLFNSLGTVPETHMLKPYDKRVDATYKYMLVNLQNLDKDYRKIKELRLENLKQYQAGKQYGIRWKIDSTKYSTMDFKGYEGKYKPSEISGKPRLYYDRNKPFTKKIKLFTTAVPTGYITIPKYYVIPQSQYRIIEEFRRNKIEMKRLQKDSIMMVESYKINDFKTVKNPYEGHYLHYETTVDKSDKKQAFSAGDYIVPTQQPGVKYIIETLEPEALDSFFNWNFFDGILAQKEYFSAYIFEDTAAELLKKDNTLKKAFEDKKSSDKKFAEDGDAQLDWVYRHSPYFEEKTFRQYPVYRIL; encoded by the coding sequence ATGAAACTTAAATATTTCCTATTATTTCTGAGCTCTTCGCTATTTTTTTCTCAACAGTCTTATCAAACTCCTTTTGAAAAGGGGAATGGTAATCAGACGGTTACTTATGAAGAAATGAATGCGTACTATCAAGGTCTTTCGGCGAAATTTCCTACCATTCAATATCTTAAAAAAGGGGAGGATGACAACGGAAAACCTATTTATGTCGTCATTTATAATCCTTTTCCTGAAAAAGATCTGGACAAACTGAGGAAAGATAAAGCGATTCTCTTTGTTAATAACGGAATTCATCCAGGAGAACCGGACGGAATTGACGCGACCATGATGTTGATGCGCGATCTTGCTACAAAAAAAATAAAAACACCTCAAAACTTTATTGTTGCCGCCATTTCTGCTTATAATATAAGTGGAATGCTCAATAGGGGTTCTTATTCAAGAGCCAATCAAAACGGTCCTGAACAATATGGCTTTAGAGGAAATGCCAGAAATTATGATCTCAACAGGGATTTTATTAAAGCTGATTCTAAAAATGCCAGAAGCTTTCAGGAGATCTATCAATGGCTGAAGCCGGATATTTTCATTGATAATCACGTAAGCAACGGGGCAGATTATCAGTATACGTTTACCTATATCTCAACTTTTAAAGAACGCTTGGGAAATGTTCTGGGGAATTATTTTTACAATGATTATCAGGCTAAAAATCTTGATGATTTAAAGAAAACAGGATATGAAAGTACACCATATGTCAATATCCATGGGGATGTTCCGGAGATTGGATTTGCTTCTTTTGAAGACTCACCAAGATATTCTACAGGATATACCTCTTTATTTAATTCCTTGGGAACGGTTCCTGAAACACATATGCTGAAACCTTATGACAAAAGGGTGGATGCAACCTACAAGTATATGCTCGTCAATCTTCAGAATCTTGATAAGGATTATAGAAAAATTAAAGAACTTCGTCTTGAAAACCTAAAACAATATCAGGCAGGGAAGCAATATGGAATACGATGGAAGATAGATTCTACAAAATATTCGACCATGGATTTTAAGGGATATGAAGGAAAGTATAAACCAAGTGAAATTTCAGGAAAACCAAGGTTATATTATGATAGAAACAAGCCTTTTACAAAGAAAATAAAACTGTTTACCACAGCCGTTCCTACAGGCTATATTACAATACCTAAGTATTATGTGATTCCACAATCGCAGTACCGCATAATTGAGGAGTTTAGAAGAAATAAGATAGAGATGAAACGACTTCAGAAAGACAGTATAATGATGGTAGAGTCGTATAAGATCAATGACTTTAAGACGGTTAAAAACCCATATGAAGGACATTATCTGCACTATGAAACGACAGTGGATAAATCAGATAAAAAACAGGCTTTCTCAGCAGGTGATTATATTGTTCCAACTCAACAGCCCGGGGTTAAATATATTATTGAGACTTTAGAACCCGAAGCTTTAGATTCTTTCTTTAACTGGAATTTCTTTGATGGCATTTTAGCTCAGAAAGAATACTTTTCAGCCTATATTTTTGAAGATACTGCTGCCGAACTTCTGAAAAAGGATAATACACTGAAAAAAGCTTTTGAGGATAAGAAATCTTCAGACAAGAAATTTGCTGAAGACGGAGATGCTCAATTGGACTGGGTATATAGACATTCCCCTTATTTTGAGGAAAAAACATTCAGACAATATCCCGTCTATAGGATCTTATAA
- a CDS encoding metallophosphoesterase family protein, protein MKRTLVIGDIHGGFKALIQVLERAKVTADDQLIFLGDYVDGWSESSQIIKFLMELSKTQDCIFIKGNHDAWCEDWFLSGEKADAWLFNGGRKTVESYETYSLEDLEKHLEFVQRMRNYYVDDQNRLFIHAGYSSMHGPEKEMYMSNYRWDRTLWETAVAMDKKLTKNSELYPKRLLLFKEIFIGHTSTTELGITYPLNKANIWNLDTGAAYTGPLSIMDVETKEFWQSDPLTSLYPDERGRN, encoded by the coding sequence GTGAAGCGGACATTAGTAATTGGAGATATTCATGGTGGCTTTAAAGCCTTAATTCAGGTTCTGGAACGCGCAAAGGTAACTGCTGATGATCAATTGATCTTTCTAGGAGATTATGTGGATGGCTGGAGCGAATCTTCTCAAATCATTAAATTTTTAATGGAACTTTCCAAAACCCAAGACTGTATTTTCATTAAAGGAAATCATGATGCCTGGTGTGAAGATTGGTTTTTGTCTGGTGAAAAAGCAGATGCATGGCTTTTCAATGGAGGTCGAAAAACGGTTGAAAGCTATGAAACCTATTCTTTAGAAGATTTGGAAAAGCATTTAGAGTTCGTCCAGCGAATGAGAAATTATTATGTAGATGATCAAAACCGCTTGTTTATTCATGCTGGATATTCTTCAATGCATGGTCCAGAAAAAGAAATGTATATGAGCAATTATCGTTGGGATAGGACTCTTTGGGAAACCGCTGTAGCAATGGACAAGAAGCTGACTAAGAACTCAGAATTGTATCCTAAAAGGCTGCTTTTATTTAAAGAAATTTTTATTGGTCATACTTCAACTACAGAACTGGGAATTACTTATCCTCTTAATAAAGCGAATATCTGGAATTTAGATACAGGAGCTGCTTATACAGGACCTTTATCTATTATGGATGTTGAAACCAAAGAGTTCTGGCAGAGCGATCCGCTTACAAGCTTATATCCTGATGAAAGAGGACGGAATTGA